One Actinomycetospora corticicola genomic window, GGGAGGCGACCCGTCGTCGGCACCACGTGCCCACCGACGAGCCCGAGGCCGACCTCGGCTCCTCCGCCGTCCCGTCGGCCGACCGCGCCGCCCTCGGTTCGGTGATCGCGGAGCACGTCCGGGCCGCCCTGCGCCACCTGCCGTCCGAGCAGCGGCAGGCGCTCGGCCTCGCCTACTACGGCGGCTACACCCAGCGGGAGGTCGCCTCGATCACCGGGGTCCCGATCGGCACCGTCAAGTCCCGCATGTTCACCGGCGTGGCCAAGCTGCGTGTGCTGCTCGCCCCGGTCCTCGGCACGTCGGGGCTCGAGCTGCTCGGGGACACCTGGTGAGCGCCCCCGGGATGCCGCACGACGGCGAGCTCGCGGGCGCCGTGGTCGGGCGCGCGCTGCACGCCCTCGAGCCCGAGGAGGAGGACCGCGTCACCGAGCACCTCCGCACCTGCGGGCCGTGCCGGTCGCTGCTCGCCGAGACCCACGCCACCATGGCGGCCCTGGCCCACGCGGTCGCCGACGCCGAGCCGCCCGCCGGTCTGCGCTCGCGCATCCTCGCGGCGGCGGCCGCCGAGCCCCTGCCGCCGGTCCCGCCGGCCGCACCGGCCACGTCGACCCGGACCCCGGTCGCGTCGGTCCCGGCGCCGCCGGCGACCCCCGCACCGCGGGCCGCGGCCGGACCGGCGCCCCGTCGTCGGGGGGCCGCCGTGCTCGCCCTGGTCGCGGTGGTGGCCGCCGTGGTGGTGTTCTCGGTCCGTGGCATCGCCACCGGTCCGGACACCGACGCGCGCGCCGCCTCGGCCGCCCGGGCCGACCAGGTGATCACGTCGGCGGAGGCCCGGGACCCGGACGTGCGCCACGCGGCGCTGGTTCAGCCGGGCGGGTCCGTCCTCGCCGTGGTGCTCGACGACCGGAACGGACCCCGCGTGGTGCCCGTCGACGCGCCCGCGATCGGGTCGGACCACACCTTCGTGCTCTGGCGCGTCGCGGGCGGGACCGCCACCGCGGTCGGGTCCTTCGACGCCTCGGGCACGTTCACCTCGACCGGGGTGCGCCCGAGCGCCGGGCTCGCGCAGGGCGCCTACGCCGTGTCGACCGAGCTCGCGGGCCCGGTGCCGGCCCGCCCGTCGTCGGTGGTGGCGAGCGGCCCGCTGATCTGAGCCGCCCACGCGGGTGGCGCTCCGGCCGGGGCGCCGCCCGCGCGTACCGGGCCGACCGGACGAGCCCCGTCGTCCGGCGGCCGGACTCCGCCGTGCACCACCCGCCGGCGCGGGCGATGATGACCGGTCCGCCGTTCGTCGCGTCGTGCCGCTGTCCGGCCGCAGCACGCCGTGGCGCGCCGCGTCGTCCGGCGTCACTGTCGGGGGGTCTGGCTACCGTGGTGGGCGTCGGGAACACGCGACGTCAGCGTGTCCCGACGGGCTGCACCGGAGCGGGCCGGCGCGGCACGAGGACGGGGAGGCGTGCGCATGGCGTCTGGTGCGGCTGCCCCGGCCGACGTGTTGCCCCGGGTGCCCGGTCCCCGCGGCGCGGCCCGTCCGATGCTGGCCTCGGCGGGCGAGCTGCCCAGGGGCGCGGGCTGGGCGTTCGAGTTCGTGTGGTCGGGCCTGCGCTGCTTCGCGTGTGCCCGGGACGGCCGGCTGCGGCTCGTCGACGCCGACGGGCACGACGTCACGGCCGGGTTCCCGGAGCTCGCCCTCCCGGCCGCGCACGGGCTGGTGCTCGACGGGGTCGTCGTGGCCGAGGATCCGGTGGGACGCCCGAGCATGGCGCGGCTGCGCCGTCGGCGGCGGGTCGCCCGGCCCTCGCAGGCGCTGGTGAGCGGCACGCCCGTCTCCTACTACGTGTTCGACGTGCTCGAGGTCGACGGCCGCTCCACCGCCCGGATGCCGTACCGGCAGCGGCGCGAGCTGCTCACCGAGGTCGACCTGGCGGGCGGGAACCTCGTCGTGCCGCCCTCGTTCACCGGCGTCGCGGCC contains:
- a CDS encoding zf-HC2 domain-containing protein — translated: MSAPGMPHDGELAGAVVGRALHALEPEEEDRVTEHLRTCGPCRSLLAETHATMAALAHAVADAEPPAGLRSRILAAAAAEPLPPVPPAAPATSTRTPVASVPAPPATPAPRAAAGPAPRRRGAAVLALVAVVAAVVVFSVRGIATGPDTDARAASAARADQVITSAEARDPDVRHAALVQPGGSVLAVVLDDRNGPRVVPVDAPAIGSDHTFVLWRVAGGTATAVGSFDASGTFTSTGVRPSAGLAQGAYAVSTELAGPVPARPSSVVASGPLI